The nucleotide sequence ATCCCATATTTTATAAGTTTAGTTTGTTTAGTTTTCTTACAATCATCTGATTACATTTGATTCAGCGATTTCCTCCACAAGACGTCACATGGTTTGTGACGTTTCGAAGTTGTGCCCAAAAATTAGAAGCATTACATATGATACAATATTTTTCTATCCTTTAAATTATTGTATTAATTCATGTGTTAGGTTTTTatcttatttgaaaatttttcatcctttaaattattataataattcgAACTCTCCTTGCcttaataatattaaaaaacacCATTTTCTATTGTTATTTAATGAATAGAAGTATTGTTATCTACCATTTCCTTCATTTGAAGATGAATAAgatacttttggaagaaaaaaaaaattaagattacaTTACTTGAGAAAACTTCAAACAGGGTACCTAGCATGGCATGCTAAAAGAgacggttaaaaaaaaaaaaaaaaaaaaccttttacGGATGATCACTTGGTAAAAAGTAAAATCCCCGCACAGAGAAAAAGAGCCTCACACGCCTTCATTTACAGCCACTTTATTCTATTGTCATCGTGTAAACACTCCATAAGTCGGCAGTCTGGAACTctcccaataaaaaaaaaaattggaactcTAGACATATATATCTTCAAATCAtgtttaaattaaaaagaaaatgtttttacACACATAACAAACTGAAATTATATTGTGaaaataattagattattaCATATGAAGGGTCCAGCTACAATAGTACATACTACTAAgtggtacaaatttcatgtaAAATCTAACCGTGGTGCAAAAAATTATTATCtctatatataaaatttaagGTAATGTTAGAAAGATTAAATTTGTTAAATCATGTTTGCAAACTAAACGATGTAGTTGtatatgattggattatagattaaagggtaatgctagagagagcaaatttttaaactaaatttgtaaaccaaataatatgtcaccaataagaaacaagcacgttaatcgacacttatgtaataatccaattatttaCAACAACATTatttggttttaaaaaaaaatgtgatctctctagcattacccttaatTATGTGTCAAATAACCCGTACGTGTTTATTTCTCTTTAATGAAATATcattagtttgcaaatttaatttttctaatatAATCCTAAAATCTAATCGTTAATTTACGAATTACTGAGGGCATATGCCTAAGTTTTAATTAGAAGCACCATTTTCAGGCAGGTGGGACCAAACAGCTTTGGCTTGATGATTCATATCGTAGTGGCATACAGTGAGAGCCCCATCGTTGAAGGCTAGTGGGTAATGATGAATGACGATGCAATATGCAGCTGTTTTTTGAAATGGATGGATTGAAATAATACTCGCAACCTGTTGACTtcgaagaaggaaaaaaaagaacattACGCGGTGAAAGGTGGGTGACGGtgcaaaataaaagaaactCTGTGGTTAGCAACTTAATTAGCATTTTTAAGTCCTTGGAATTTGAAACTAAACTCATGATTTTAATTCAATAATATTTGTATAACTTATTTACTGACGTTATAATACGTGTACGTGTACCTATATTAATGTATAAATCATAACAAGTGTATTAGTCGCTTTGACGAACCAAACAACCTATGCGTAGCAATGGAGTTAGATTTGGTAATTTTGGGGAGGGGGGGCAATTGCAAAAAAGTTTATGAACAATTACTCGTAACTTTGTATGTTTGATATAAATTTTGAAGCGAATTTGGGGCTACAAGGCCACAATGACATCAAATTTATACACTGCTTCACCCTTAACTAAATGGTGGTGTTTCATTACGATATGTATATTTTCTCTAACTTTGTGAGACATATGATATTCACCAATGCATCATGTTATCTGTTTCATCACCATCTAATCAATTAATCTACAAGAAAAGCGGTCCCCCTAATTCCCTTTGCTATATTATATAGTTCGGTTAACCTTAGGCTGCGATAGGCTTGGCAGTATTCATTTCTTGCATGACAAGTGGGATTTCCGTAGGCCTTAATTTGTTCCTATCTTCTCCACTCACTCAAAAGGAATCAAATCATCGTACCGACCATCTAATCAATTAATCTCACACGTTTCTTTCCTTtatattcttcttttttcttttggataAAATTTCCATTTTGTTTCATAATTTGGGGCCTTGCATACACATAAGCATGTCTATGAGATCACAGAAAATGCCACCCTCCCTCAACCATGACAAAATATTGTGTGCCACCACACGTACACTGTCAGCCGACTATATCTCCTATCACGTATATACAGTCTGGTGACAAGAAAGACAGAAGGACTCTCTCCTCAGATTTAGGCTCTAAAAATATATGCAAATCCAAATGCaagaaactatatatatatatatatatatattaattatttagaATGTTTATTATTGGTGGCTTAATTTTAGCTACATCCCTGAAACTTAATTTTAATCTCATTTTGATCCCTAAAACTCAAACGTCGCCACTTTATTTCCTGAAATTCAAAATTCGCTTCCCTTTGCCCTCTGAAACTCGATTTTTATCCCATTTTGCTCCATGAAACTTGAAAGTCGTCTCTAGAAAACTTGAAATCCGCTCCACATTGCTTTAGATTGGGTGAGCCAAGCCAAtcaatttctattttatttttttcatctctttaatttcttttaaacttatatTCTCTAATTGTTGACATAGACACATAATAgagatttacaatcaaatttattGCACATGCAGCATAGTTTTATTGGGTGTTGCGTTTCACATATAATTTAGGAGGCGATCTATAAGTttcaaggagaagagagagtccACAAGTCAAAGtacgaattttgaattttaagaaATAATAGAGTTTTAAAGGCATAgctaaaaataaacaattattGGTTGTATATACAAAATACCCTTTTTCTTCCCAATTCTCAAAAAGTATGAGAATGTGAAGAGTGgaaaaaattataagaaatgTCCTCAGAGTGCAGTCCCTCACAAAACTATAGGGTTCCACCATGTAGCCTGCATAAATGACACATAACTGCATAGGCAGCACAATTCTCATGTTTACACACAACAAACAAAGACCTAAAAGAGTCGGTGCAATTGCTCTTTGTCCTGCATTTCAGCATTtgcctctctctttccctcttaaaataaaaataataataaaaaactccaAATCTTTTTATAGCACATGTTGACCTGTCCTCCACAGTCGTGTCCTGCACTGCACTCACCTTTCTAAGCTTTGTGCTCTCTATAAATCCCATGGCTTTCTCCTCCTTCCTCATAactttctcttccttttctcaTAACCTTCTGAATTCTGATTAAAAAAGAATACAATGTCTGTGTTTATttgcttcctcttcttcttcctaatCTCCTCTGCAACCGCTTGTGATCGCTGTGTGAAGCAATCCAAGGCAGCCTTCTTCTCCAAATCCTCTGCACTTTCATGTAATATCATGATCAATCATTAATCTCTCTAATCTCTACCCTTtatttaaattctaattttgattaaaacccAGTTGATGGTTTTGTGAATTATGAAGtgggttaattttgttttgtggaTTTAATGCAGCTGGGGCTTGTGGGTATGGCTCCTTGGCGTTGGGATTTAGTGGCGGACACCTTGCAGCTGGTGTTCCTTCCCTTTTCAAAGGTGGAGCTGGTTGTGGTGCATGCTTTCAGGTAACACATAAACCTAACTCAACATTCTTACTTTACGTAAGGCAGGCAATAGTCTGAACTACTCTATCCTACGAAATGAAAATTTCAAACTGAAGTTCAAGAGGCGCACACACTGTTCTAGCAAACTTGCCAAACTCGAGTCTCTACCAATTTTCCTATTTTGATAACTGAATTTCTATGCGCATTTTAATGATTTGGATTTTGTTGACAGATAAGATGCAAGAACACAACTCTTTGTACAAAACAAGGGACTATAGTAACTTTGACTGATCTGAACCAAGGCAGCCAAACGGATTTTGTTCTCAGCAGCAGAGCTTTTGCGGCCATGGCTCAAAAGGGTTTGGGCCAAGACATTTTGCGACGTGGCATTGTGGATGTGGAGTATAAGAGGTAAGCgtatccaagaaaaaaaaaattaatcagaaACTTAATTAATCTTTTTTCTGAATTTAGAAACCTTCTTAGTTGATCAAAACTCCTACCTAAAATTAGATTTGAAAAGTGATCAATTTGGCCTGTCCAGAAAATCATATAGGTTTTTGTCGCACCGACCCCATTTTTTGGATCAGTAATTAAAATAATAGGGCCTTCCAGACAAAAAATTCAGGCACATTTATGCTAGTAACAGTAAAAAAGTACCCAATATTAaagttatttaattaatttactgaattttttgtttgttcctCTCTTGTAACAGGGTACCATGTGAGTACAAGAACCAAAATTTATCCTTACGTGTGGAAGAATCAAGCCAAAAGCCACATTACTTGGCAATCAAACTTTTGTACCAAGGTGGTCAGACAGAAATTGTaggcatagatgttgctcaggTTGGATCTTCAAATTGGAGTTTCCTATCTCGAAACCACGGTGCGATCTGGGACACGAGTAGGGTTCCAGCTGGGGCGCTACAATTCCGGTTTGTGGTGACGGCTGGGTACGATGGGAAGACAGTTTGGGCACCGAATGTGCTTCCCGTTAACTGGAAACCCGGGATGATATATGACACAAAGGTTCAAATCAGTGACATTGCACAAGAGGGTTGCTCTCACTGTGATGATGGGAGCTGGAAATGAGCTTAAAGGATGTTTGTCACTAGTTCATTAAATACACATAGTTCAGTAGACACCAAAAATTAGATTTCTTTGTCTCCTTTTTTTGCTAGAACCATTAACTTATGGGATGTAAATTTCATGTTGCTTATAATTGGGCCTCTTTGCGGGAACCCTTTTATGGTTATTACTCTTTGATTGTTGCTTATGGTTGGGCCGTATGTTTGAAAGGCTTATGTGCCTTGTTCATGAccaaatattgaaattttttgtagtaGCATTTCCTAATGGTTGTTTTTTTTACAACCAatttatatcttttttttttaatattctctTAATAAACTACATTATCTGCACTAATCTACATTAAAGGGGTGGGGGAGTGGGTTAAGCTTCACAATggactaacaataatatggtttaaattcgtctttagtgagaatcaaacctaagatctctcatttacaaatgaagagaaacatCAATAGACTGTAGTACTTCGTGaccaatttatatttttgaacacCCTATTTCTTTGGACATCCACAATTAAGTTTACATATTTCTTTGAACACCCATGTAATTTATAATATTCCCAAGTTATCATTActgaaaaataaaaccaaaaaacaaatataatcttgttgcaatcatatttagaataggaatgtgattgtgtaaatcatagTGTATATGAGGATATCCTTGAATATTCtctttagtagttaatatcctattaAAGTTGTAATCCTAgaagggtaaggatttaacatatcctactactataaataaagatacaATAGGGTGATACAatacacacctcacaattaaatctctcttctctcttattGTCGTCGCCCTCCCCCTCTCTATTCCCCTAGAATAGTTCagttaaataggcctacaaaCATTATTAACAAGCTTTTGCCAgaagttataaccgacagtatttttaaattttaaaaaaaatgtttttgacaGATTCTGGGGGTTTTTAAGTTACTTGTggcggtttttaagttaatggtggcggttataactgacagaaattgattattttagtattctagtATTTTGGcgtttattattttagtattgtgtcggttataaccgacaaaaatTCACTTTACGCCAaacatttttcaatttgttgttcTTTCAGATTTCGTTTTCTTCCTCATCTTCATTTTACTCGTTTTCTCTTCATCTTcaatctttctcttctcttcccctcaaTTTGTAagtttttcaattcttttgcttcatattttaaaatgttatatttattaaaaataaataaagaaatggtttaaatattttttttcactcacagtcccattacctaatctcttaatgttttattttttatttttacacatgctatctcggagtatatacaaacatatttggcagttagatcattgaaactagtttcgtagaatgcatttcctatcaaattgatagatttaacaaacacttaagagttaatgttatacttccattaagtataaaaaattatccactagtgtaaatatttgaaattgaagatcgaatttgttcaatgcattcttatagggtcgaggagtgtagctgtaaaaaatcatcaaaatcggagctaaaataaccgttaaattgtgatttttcgtttataaccgtcgaaaacttttatTCTGTTACctaatatttgaatgtttgtttgttgtgattttttaggtatgcgatctcatagtgtgtacaaacaagtttgacggttagatcattgaaaaaagtttcgtagaatgtgtaccgtgtcaaaacggtagattaaataaacacttaagagttaatgttatactttcattaagtataaaataagattttgtggtatccactagtataaatattttaaattgaagatcaaatttattcattgcattcttatagggtcaaggagtgtagctgtaaaaaaatcattaaaattggagctaaaataaactgttaaattgtgatttttcgtttataaccgtcgaaaacttttgtcccgttacgtaatctctgaatgtttgttttttacgattttttacgtatgcaatctcagagtgtgtacaaataagtttaacggttggatcgttgaaaaaagtttcggaTAATGCATATcacgtcaaaacggtagattaaacaaacacttagagttaatattatacttccattaagtataaaataagatttagtggtaaaataagatttagtggtatccactaatgtaaatattttaaattgaagatcaaattcgttccatgcattcttatagggtcgaggagtgtagctgtaaaaaatcatcaaaatcggagctaaaataaccgttaaattatgatttttcgtttataaccgtcgaaaacttttattctgttacctaatctctgaatgtttgtttgttgtgattttttaggtatgcgatcttagagtgtgtacaaacaagtttgacggttagatcattgaaaaaaaagtttcgtagaatgtgtaccgcgtcaaaacaatagattaaataaacacttaagagttaatgttatactttcattaagtataaaataagattttgtggtatccactagtgtaaacattttaaattgaagatcacatttattcattgcattcttatagggtcgaggagtgtagttgtaaaaaatcattaaaatcaaagctaaaataaaccgttaaattgtgatttttcatttataaccgtcgaaaacttttgtcccgttacgtaatctttgaatgtttgttttttacgattttttgcgtatgcaatctcggagtgtgtacaaataagtttgacggtcggatcgttgaaaaaagtttcgcaTAATGCATATCGTgtctattgatgcacaaaaccggagaggtcttggaacaacgtaaatcagactgtgaatctgcaagaaagtaaagaacacaaaatgtatcatggttcaccccaatgtttgggctacatccacactgatattgtatttctctgtttgtgagaggatggtaagggagagagagctttgtAATGTGAGAATGAGGCTCTCTTATGTGAGGATGAGCTTTAGGTTTGTGAAGGTGAggatgcccttttatagaataagggcttcttacttattacatatttgcccctccatttattGCATGATTACATTCAAGTCCCCTGACTAtttatacaagatctaaatacggaggccctaagtatggtacaaacagtagtcccccaagttttcagtcaagagagtcttttggctggagacttgaaattcagtccatgtgtggaccgaagtaactagatttcgtctagaactgatactcgttATGAGGcagtgcccaatctgaaataatgctcaactagaagtagcacatgttgcaaggctgctctgcttgtggcttatattaccttggttggctcggcttgtggcgttttgAAGGTGggagagtctcttttatagaataagggctcgcttctcaatacaaaaaagatgggctagagttggtgctcgcggcgaggcggttactCAGCAGGCcgcgatactctctaatgatggtgagggagtcccttttatagaataaaagctcgctcctcaatacataaatgatgggctagaatGGATGAttgcggtgaggcggttgctcagcaggaggcgatgctctctaataatggtgagggagtccattttataggataagggctcgcttctcaatacaaaAAAGATGGggtagagttgatgctcgcggcgaggcggctgcttagtaggcggcgatgctctctaataatggtgagagactctcttttatagaataaaggctcactccttaatacatgaataatgggtgctctctaatgaaagtgagggagtcccttttataaaataagggttcgctcctcaatacatgaataatgggttaagtcccccaagtatttttcatgaggcccattTATGAAagcctaatatatggtacatagtgtagtcccccaagtcttcagtcaataaaggttgttggctggaaattttaaattcaatccatgtatgggccaaagtggcggttgttcggaggctgtatttgtataccctgcactgaagctttgcaagtgaagctttgaagctagagtttttgtaaatgaagcttttgaagctggaactctgtaaataaagctttcgaagctgattgacatgagtgatgctcatgaatgtttatgttgattgacatgagtgatgctcatggatgttgacatgagtgatgctcatgaatgttgacatgaatgatggttatgaatgtttatgtatgattgacatgagtgatactcatgaatgttgacatgattgAGGCTCatagatgttgacatgaatgatggtcatgaatgttcatttatgattgacatgagtgatgctcatgaatgtttatgtatgattgacatgagtaatgctcatgtataattttgaagtactggacgtacttttgatcacctagttggtgataatagtggcaggctgtagaataattttgtagtattggacgtacttttgatcacctggttggtgataatagcggcaggctgccaaataattttggagtgctgggcgtacttttgatcacctggttgatgattGTAGAGGCAGGTTggcgaataattttggagtactggacgtacttttgatcacctggttggtgatagtagcggcagggtgccgaataattttagagtactaggcgtacttttggtcacctggttggtgatagtaGCGGCAaagtgccgaataattttggagtactgggcttacttttgatcacctggttggtgatagtaCCGGTAGGGtgttgaataattttggagtattggacgtacttttgatgacatggttggtgataatagagggcctggctcttttgggcatatgggcattcGCCTTCCACATAACATttcagcccattattttgggcttgccgtattttttttattttttattattactctctgatgaggtttatacagatgtctccaaaagataagaaaaataaatcacaccattcaaaaataagaaaagtaaatcacatcattttggtggggtgtttattccttgcttttgcagtgtgggtgtttattccttgcttttgtagTGTCCCCATATGCTCTCGCAGAGGAAAGCctcccttttgctttctgctttttctctgttttttcctactttgcttttgttttttccatCTTGAGATGATGGGCCACGAAGGCCGGTAGCTGTCATCGTCAGTATTTTGGTCATGGAGTAGCTATAATAATAGAAGTATTTGGTGGTCGGTTAAAAGCCATGATCAAAAGAATCATTCCCAGTAGACgatgacaagaaaagaaatcCCACCAGAGACTCTTTGTAAATTGAATAATCATACCCCACCATGTTGACTCGGAGGTGGAGACTCAGCTTACTGGACAACTCGTACATCTGACCCAGACCAAGTTATCAAGCTCATTTTATGACTGCACATCCTTCACTGAGCCACCCCTAGAGAACGAAGTTTTCTGAATTCGGAAAACTTACCCGCCCATGAAGGTGGAGCTCTTTTTACGATGAGGTCGAGGCAGGGGAAGCCGTCATTGGGTTTGGAGGCGGAGTCTACATACTTCAAAGTGGATTGGAGCTTCGAGAAGATTGAGATCAAGGCGTATTTCTGGAGTAACGGTTCGGGAACCCGCGTCTTCTCCAGCAGTGAAGTGTACCAGtctattgagagagagagagttagaaAGAGAGCTCGGTTGGCCAACGCGTGGCGCCAGGCTGCTGTGAGCTCTTAACTCCGCACACATACATGCCCACCTTACCTTCAATTTTGGGCCTGAAAAGCTCATTTTTCCTGCTCATTGTGTTGTGCAGCCATATCTCCGACGATTCTGGACTCTCCGGTTTACTGCCGCCGCCGCTTAAAGAGAGTTAGCtccagagatttgtgggttctCACTAGCATCGGTGATGTTATTGATGCAGTAACCATTTTTGCCATTGCTGCAATCTGGTTCCTGGGTTTTGGCTTGTGCTTGCTGATCATCTCCGTCTGCTACAATTTCTGCTCTCAAAGTTGGTGCTTGTTGCAAATTAGCAGTCATTCTAGCCAGATCTTGTGCCCTCACTAGTGCTTGGACCGAGAGCTTCTGACTCGCAGCAGTGAGCTCGATGAATGTTGAAAGATGAAGCAGCAACTCTGGTTTTCGATCGATCTGAAACGAATGCAATGCAGATTAAGCTGGAACAGAGATATGTGGCACAAGAAGCCAAAACGACACTGCACCCACTCTGTTTGACTTTCCCAAGTGTTTGAAATTTATGTGATACCTAAGACAAGGGAAAGAGAAAGGCGAGTGGTTGTCGATCGTGAATCGGCCCCTAATCTGCAGCACACAGTCGAACCACTGTTTACAGACATAGTTAATCATCATCATTAACCGTTGCTTTTTGGTGGCGAAAACGCATAACCAGAGGACTGAGTCGGCTGAGTCGACGCCGACGACGACGTCGTTATGGAGGCGGAGGCTGATACTATGGATGGGTCTACTGTGATCAGATCGATCAGCGTTATCCCTAACGAGTCTGCCATAGCTAAAGTTAAGATGGAATTCTTGAAGTGGAGGATCTGAGATAgggttcttgagcagatgactTCGGTGGCTATTCTGAGGTCCACGACACCTTCTGCTGTCAGTGCCTAGAGGATGATGGTGGCGTCGTAGGTTGAGGGTTCGTGAACCCAGAGGAGTACAGCCTTCTTGGTGTTGCCGCTGAGCTCGGAGGAGAGGCTGATTGCGTCATCTCTTGGGGATGTAAACACCGGCGATATGGTCACAGATGCCATTATTGTTCAACAACCCAATTGAAGAAATTTTCAAACCAAGTTTTTTGAATTGTGGGATTAAATTGGAAAATACTAAGATAGAATAAATAGCTGATCCGGCAAAATGAAAGGACGTTAATTGAAAAGATTGAAAAGTTGAATTTTCTGGAAAAGTTTTGGGTTcttggtttctgcagattcacggtggaggtgaaaaattaagagagaaccgacataacttttcgtgtcgattcccacagacggtgccaaatgttgatgcacaaaaccggatgggtcttggaacaacgtaaatccgaccgtgaatctgcaagaagtaaagaacacaaaatgtatcatggttcaccccaatgtttgggctacgtccacactgatattgtatttctctgtttgtgagaggatggTGAGGGAGAAAAAGCTTTGtaatgtgagagtgaggctttctTATGTAAGGATGAGCTttaggtttgtgagggtgaggggg is from Malus sylvestris chromosome 5, drMalSylv7.2, whole genome shotgun sequence and encodes:
- the LOC126624460 gene encoding expansin-like A2, which gives rise to MSVFICFLFFFLISSATACDRCVKQSKAAFFSKSSALSSGACGYGSLALGFSGGHLAAGVPSLFKGGAGCGACFQIRCKNTTLCTKQGTIVTLTDLNQGSQTDFVLSSRAFAAMAQKGLGQDILRRGIVDVEYKRVPCEYKNQNLSLRVEESSQKPHYLAIKLLYQGGQTEIVGIDVAQVGSSNWSFLSRNHGAIWDTSRVPAGALQFRFVVTAGYDGKTVWAPNVLPVNWKPGMIYDTKVQISDIAQEGCSHCDDGSWK